The proteins below are encoded in one region of Betaproteobacteria bacterium:
- a CDS encoding hydroxymethylglutaryl-CoA lyase, translating to MPLPSKVKIVEVGPRDGLQNETQVVPTDIKIELIERLADAGVRVIEATSFVSPKWVPQMGDNSAVLRGIKRQTSTVYPVLTPNLQGFDAAVEAGATEVAIFGAASEAFSRKNINCSITESLKRFEPVVSAASALEIPVRGYVSCVVGCPYEGAIDPQQTTSVARTLFDMGCYEVSLGDTIGVGTPASIQRMVEACARQIPVEKLAGHYHDTYGMAIANIYASLQMGMAVFDSSIAGLGGCPYAKGASGNVATEDVVYLLDGLGIESGIDLAKLAAIGNWISTAINRPNGAKAGRALCANTAA from the coding sequence ATGCCCCTGCCCAGTAAAGTCAAAATCGTCGAAGTCGGCCCGCGCGATGGGTTGCAGAACGAAACCCAGGTTGTTCCAACCGACATCAAGATCGAATTGATCGAACGACTGGCCGATGCCGGCGTGCGCGTCATCGAGGCGACCTCTTTTGTTTCGCCGAAGTGGGTGCCGCAGATGGGCGACAACTCGGCAGTGCTGCGCGGCATCAAACGGCAGACTTCCACGGTCTACCCGGTTTTGACGCCGAATTTGCAAGGTTTTGATGCAGCCGTTGAGGCCGGTGCTACCGAAGTCGCCATTTTCGGCGCTGCTTCAGAAGCTTTTTCGCGCAAGAATATCAATTGTTCGATCACCGAAAGCCTGAAACGCTTCGAACCGGTGGTTTCGGCCGCTTCGGCGCTGGAAATCCCGGTCCGTGGCTATGTTTCCTGCGTGGTGGGCTGCCCTTACGAAGGCGCCATTGATCCGCAACAAACAACCAGCGTTGCCAGGACCTTGTTTGACATGGGCTGCTACGAAGTGTCGCTGGGCGACACCATCGGGGTCGGCACCCCGGCCAGCATCCAGCGCATGGTCGAGGCCTGCGCCCGCCAAATTCCGGTTGAAAAGCTCGCCGGGCATTATCACGACACCTACGGCATGGCCATCGCCAATATCTACGCCTCGTTGCAGATGGGCATGGCCGTTTTCGACAGTTCCATTGCCGGGCTGGGCGGTTGCCCCTACGCCAAGGGTGCCTCCGGGAACGTGGCGACGGAGGATGTTGTTTATCTATTGGATGGATTAGGCATTGAATCCGGCATCGATCTGGCTAAACTGGCGGCTATCGGCAACTGGATTTCCACTGCCATCAATCGTCCGAACGGCGCCAAGGCTGGCCGGGCACTCTGCGCCAACACTGCTGCGTGA
- a CDS encoding SDR family oxidoreductase, whose protein sequence is MSNQILLGKRVLITQADQFMGPVLCEVFARHGATVIASTDSLVSPDAPAAAVAHAGQVDVLIANLAIPAPATAVTNVSEEEWRDIFGVLVDPLPRLFRAVLPAMIERRAGKILVMGSASALRGMKLRSTYSAARGAQLAYVQSVGVEVAPHNVQVNVIAQNFVENPTYFPPEVQADPRFQDRLKREVPLGRLVSADEDAEFAAYLCSDSANCFVGQVFPVCGGWVTR, encoded by the coding sequence ATGTCCAACCAAATTCTTCTCGGCAAGCGAGTCCTCATCACTCAGGCCGACCAGTTCATGGGGCCGGTACTGTGCGAGGTATTTGCCCGGCACGGCGCCACGGTGATAGCGAGTACCGACTCGTTGGTCAGCCCTGATGCGCCCGCCGCCGCGGTCGCCCACGCCGGGCAGGTTGATGTGCTGATTGCCAACCTGGCCATACCGGCACCGGCCACTGCAGTGACGAACGTGTCAGAGGAGGAATGGCGTGACATCTTCGGTGTACTGGTCGATCCGTTGCCCCGACTTTTCCGCGCCGTGTTGCCGGCCATGATCGAACGCCGCGCCGGCAAGATTCTGGTCATGGGTAGCGCGTCGGCCCTGCGCGGCATGAAGCTGAGATCCACCTACAGCGCGGCGCGTGGCGCCCAGCTGGCTTATGTTCAATCCGTCGGAGTCGAGGTCGCGCCACACAATGTTCAGGTCAATGTGATCGCACAGAACTTTGTCGAGAACCCGACTTACTTTCCACCCGAGGTTCAGGCCGATCCGCGTTTTCAGGATCGCCTGAAACGCGAGGTACCGCTCGGGCGCCTGGTCAGCGCCGATGAAGATGCCGAGTTCGCTGCCTATCTGTGCAGTGATTCGGCAAACTGCTTTGTCGGACAGGTCTTTCCCGTTTGCGGCGGCTGGGTGACACGCTAG
- a CDS encoding sel1 repeat family protein, with product MPLSILKYVDIARMLGAGVKCPACNSLRCQPSRWHSKHEKLGAQGFRPYHCDDCTNRFLAASNAARERVMINAAAGILLSFGALTAADLWFESYDDPKIRPAAPVTVFRSEPSTAVTKAEARMGVAAPEATKDPVELGKTLKNAASDGDVAAMLQLGRALASGDKLPTDVDEAAKWIHLAAATGSAEGMFELARFYRDGLGLPQDPVRAYIWFSRATAAKHPTAMHERDALVRTMSDEKLKEAHQLSSLAEPLADTEVQK from the coding sequence ATGCCGCTCTCCATCCTGAAATACGTCGATATCGCGCGAATGCTCGGGGCCGGCGTCAAGTGCCCAGCTTGCAACAGCTTGCGCTGCCAGCCATCGCGATGGCATTCGAAGCATGAAAAACTGGGGGCACAGGGCTTTCGGCCCTATCATTGCGATGACTGTACCAATCGCTTTCTAGCCGCCAGCAACGCCGCCCGGGAACGGGTAATGATTAACGCTGCGGCCGGCATATTGCTCAGCTTCGGTGCACTCACAGCAGCCGATCTCTGGTTTGAAAGTTACGATGATCCGAAGATCAGGCCGGCAGCGCCTGTCACAGTTTTTCGTTCAGAACCAAGCACTGCTGTGACAAAGGCCGAAGCCCGGATGGGCGTTGCTGCGCCTGAAGCCACGAAAGACCCGGTCGAGCTTGGCAAAACGCTTAAAAATGCTGCCTCGGACGGTGATGTCGCTGCAATGCTGCAGTTAGGACGAGCCTTGGCAAGCGGCGACAAACTCCCTACGGATGTGGATGAGGCCGCCAAATGGATCCACTTGGCAGCAGCCACTGGCAGTGCGGAAGGAATGTTCGAACTGGCGCGCTTTTATCGTGATGGTTTGGGCTTACCGCAGGATCCCGTCCGCGCCTATATCTGGTTCAGCCGGGCCACAGCCGCCAAGCATCCGACTGCAATGCATGAGCGTGATGCCCTGGTTCGGACAATGAGCGATGAGAAGCTGAAGGAAGCGCATCAATTGTCATCTTTGGCGGAACCGCTTGCTGACACCGAGGTTCAAAAGTAA
- a CDS encoding cupin domain-containing protein, protein MNNEQVAPETRGVRVQLLATVDLGPEIEGMAGRQLRMRMVTIEPGGVFGPIHNHIDRPGTVYVLQGTITDYRNGIATEYGPGVGWPEDRNTTHWLENRGLTPAVEISVDIVRQE, encoded by the coding sequence ATGAACAACGAACAGGTGGCACCAGAGACAAGAGGCGTTAGGGTGCAATTACTGGCAACCGTTGACCTTGGTCCTGAGATTGAGGGGATGGCAGGGCGCCAACTTCGAATGCGTATGGTGACCATCGAGCCTGGCGGCGTATTTGGCCCGATTCACAACCATATCGACAGACCAGGGACCGTCTATGTACTGCAAGGAACGATCACCGACTATCGAAATGGCATTGCTACGGAATACGGACCGGGTGTTGGCTGGCCTGAGGACAGGAACACCACTCACTGGCTCGAGAATAGGGGATTAACACCGGCGGTGGAGATCTCTGTCGATATAGTCAGGCAAGAGTAA